ACCCCCAGCACAAGTGGATGAGAATATTACAATGAACACTTTTCCTGATTTAAGTAATAAGATGCATTTTATATTTGACTATTTTAGGTGCAAGATGGGACATTCAAAGTGGCATCATTACAGAAGCACGTCTTAAAGACTTGACCCCCACCATGCCAGTTATCTTTGTACGGGCCACTCCAGCAGATAGACAAGAGATAAAGAACATTTATGAATGTCCAGTTTACAAGACCAAAACTAGAGGACCTACATATGTCTGGACTTTCAATTTGAAGACCAGAGAGAGGCCTGCCAGATGGATTCTTGCTGGAGTTACATTGCTCTTATCTGTTTAGAaataagaacaaggaacaatgtgtCAGGAATTAGAGCATTAACTTTAATTCAAGACCTGCATTTAATATATTCTTGGAAAGGCATTTACCAACAAAGCCTTTATTTTGCAGGACTTATACCAGAGATTTATGTAATCAGTAGGCAACAGTCCAAAAAAGGTGTAACTTCTAAAATTGGTTCCATAAATTAGAAATTCACAATAGGGTAGGTAACTAATCAAATGGATTGCAGATTGCTCACGTGTAAAATGCCTTATTTATTATACTAGGAAGAAAATTAATTATCTAGATGTCGGTGCAAGTCAAAAGCTAAAGTATGTAATGCATGGTCCACTGCAACAAGTttacttttaacatttttaaTCAAAGTAAAGGATTGTGCATATTGTTGTTTTCTTACATAAAATGCCAACAGAGATTCCAACTTCCATGCAGCATTTTAAATAAAAAATCctaattttgtttattcattttaacatttctttagacaatgaaaaaaaaataatGCTCTCAAGGATTCTCAAATAAACAGAAAGATGATCAATTAGATTACAGTCAAGGTTTTCCAGTTTGTTTGACGTATCCCTGCATTTACATTGTATGCAACAAGAGACAAAACAGCAGTTTGCATCTGTGCTGTTATAGGATAACACACTAGAACACAGTCGGGTTTAGTGTTAATGTGGTCCATGTAAACAAGACTTTTACCTTTGAATAGCAATAATAAAAAATACTTGCAATCATGTGTGATCCCTGACATTGCAATTAACATGGAATCATCCATGTGTGTGTGCAGAATAGATTCTTTACGGTTTAACAAAGAACCTTAAACTAACAGCCAACAACACAACTTTTCAACTCATTGCAGACCGCATTTACATTATTTTTGCTAATTATTTCCAAGTTCTGGTAATTACCAGTAATTGTAATAGTAAAATAAAGTGTGCTTTTTATACATGTTccttaaaaaaattaaaaggtCGCTGGAAGCTTCTTAATTCTTTAACCGGTTTACAGACCCCAGTGGTTGCTGTTTCAATCTTCAGTTAGCTGCTTCTGTAAACTAAAATAGAGGACAGTGATTAAAAAATTGTCAATTTCTTGTCATCATTAATTTATGATGAGTTCTTtattgaggttttttttaaaaactaaattaGTTCACAATTCTAAATCTTCCCAATTATACAAGAAACTAATAGCTACCATAATTGAACAATTCTGTCAAATTTGTGCCATTGTTCTGAGGGGTTTGGGACTAGCAAAAAGTGATACGTTCACATTATCTCAGCTGGGATTACAAGCTTCCAGGAATGCAGAAGATCAATTTGTGATAATGCTCTGCCAATTAACTCCTATTACAATATAATATAACTGAGATTACAACTGATCATGGCCATGAACAAGACTCCCAGCACAAACCGGTCAGaattttccttttaaaatttcTCAGTGACCTGGACAGACCAAAAAGTTCCCAAATTGAACCCTGGACTGTTGTAGAGTTAAGCTAATCTTAACCAGGGATGCTGATAGCGTTTCTGTAAATTGTCATAATTATCCCCAGGGAcaaaaggggcgggggggaatcaaAATTAGCTTGTATATAAATTCAACAATTTGAATTTTACTTCACTGGAGTAAATCATAGTTCTTGTATTCAAATAATCTACCCAAAATGGGCTCACGCAAGTGGCCGCCATCTTATCGGCTCGCCTGCCATTCAATCAGTGTGGCGTGCCAGGAAGATAAagcgagaggtgaaaaatcaggttcatgcctggACTTTTTGCCTCTTGTGATCTGGTATCGTGAGTGCTGGATGtcatcatccaggctcacttgtaCTTACCCCCTCaccggggaccagatgtgatggcctcgccgttGGGACCGAAGGCCACTGAAGCCCTCGGGCAgagccagattggcactgcccaccaggtaccttggcaatgccaggggTCAGGGCCTAAGGGATGTGGAGCCATGACGGAGGGatagaggggtgggagggggaccagcACAAGGAGCAATTGGTGACGGCTCTTGCTgtctgtgagggggggggggggggggcgggcggtggcAGATGATCTCCCAGTACACGGAGTGATCGGGATGTCTCTGCAAGGGCACACCTAGAGTTCAGCAGCTAGCTTCACAGAAGAAATTAGGCTCTGCCCCTCCCCTTACTGGCGAGAATTGCATCTAGGCTTTCTCAACTAAGTACTGTATGATTATGACAGGGTGCTCACCCAAACATTCGGTGGAattttctcctgttttcacactcgttcgCACTTCGAATTTTATGAAACAAATTCTGCCCAATCGCTGTCattctactgccctgcccgccatgggatcGGAGCAGGCAACGGGCGAGCaatctattgacctcgggcaggaattctcAGTCTCgctcaaggctgtaaaatccggcCCAGTAGCTCAGCATGACATGAGGGGAAAAACCTAATTCCAGGAACTCTCATTCTATTTCTGCAAGTCTGACCCACACATTTTCCTTCCTTGGTGTACAGATTCTTATGCTCAACAGGTTGAGAGAATAGACCAGTTACAATACAATCCCCAATAACCTCTACACTGGTAGTTCAAATGTCTTGCCATAATTTATGAAAATAAGTTAAATATCCAGTTTGCAAAACCAAACTAACTTCACTCGCCTACCTTTCCAAATACGCTTGAACATTGTCATATCCATAAAATTTTGCCAAATGAACAAGGATGCCAGTAGCACAGCGTCCATCCCGACGGCGACAGAAGCTACAGttgcaaatccctctgcaaggagGGCATACCCAGTCCTGTGCAAAGCAAAAGAATAGAGTGGTGCATAAGGAAAAACACTTAAAACCCATAGAATGCCAGCATATCCAGGGCCCACCTCAATCCGGACCATCTTCACATGAGTAACAATGGGATTGCATTTGATGGGAAACAGATTTTCACCCACTTCCTCCCACCACTTATGTTGACCGCTGACCTACAAATCTAAATTGTCCAAGCTATATATGTTCTAATGGATTCAGTTGGTGCAGGGTCACTGTCTAATGGAACAAACATTCACACACTGAGTCCTGATCACTTCCATCGCAGAGCAGAAAAGTATGTTATAGCACTACTTAAAATCTATACTGCTTGTTTAAGGATTCTCAaagatgttggctggaattttccggccgttcacgctggcgggattctccagcaccACCGGCCTGGGAGCAGAGAATcttgccgctagcaaacaatgtgccacctcccgccagtggcagctgggaggtcagagaatcccacccgttgCCTTTCAGGTGTAACAAAATAAAAtagttttaaatatttttaaatgggaCAAAATGGTAAATGGAAAGGAAAATTCTCTCCTTCCCAATAGCAAAAATAACCAATAGTTAAACTCTACTCATCCTTTTTTTTATAAACGTGGGAATAATTAAAAGAAGTTGTCCAGCATCAACCTGATTGGATCAATGTGACTGTATAGTGCTTTTAAATGTATACAAACTTACAGGATTTAGAAGGGCTGATCTCACATTTTCACCATACCGGTTGCGCAGACAGGGTCCACAAAATTGCCCTCTCACACCATAGCAATCTTCATTGCGGCATATTGTTTTTGTATCTATTGTTTTCTGCCGGCACTGATGGCAAGTGCTGCCCTACAAGCAGAAAGGAACAAAATTTTCTGTCAATATGACATTAGTGAAAAAATGCTTCAGCTGCAGACTATAATGCAATAGAAAATGACAGAGCATGGTAAAAAACAACACACTATTTTTCAAAGAACGGTGGCCATTTAAGCAGATTTCTTAAGTTGTCATCCAGACAAAAAAGTTACAAATTACGTCAATTTACAGCATATGTTCATTCACACTACCTGTTGACTTTTTGGAAGGACTTGCAACTAAACAGACTTTAAAATAGTTGATATGTTGTGTGGAACTAATCATAATTAGCCGTTACTGATGAAAAGATATTGCCATTTTAAATCCAGCAAGAATGCTGCAAAGTTACATCAAATCTCataataaaaatatttatttaagtaATAGACAATTTTGTCCTAAAGTCTAACTGGAGCAGTTTGGTTTGAATAATCAAAACAGCGAGGGTCAGTTGTACTCCAAAAGATCTAAATTACCAAGCAACGATCATAAATTTTATCTTTAACGGTGATGGCAACATTTTCCAAATCTTCTTCAGTTATATCATCAGCAGGCCTTGGCTTGCCTTTTGAAGACCTTCGTCTCCTCTTGCTCAAATTTCCATCCTGTTAAAATACATCAATATTTAAAATTTCGCTCAGATATGCACACAACATGAAGTTTGACAAATACTCCAATTATTGCTTCCACATacataaaaatatatataattcaaCAATAAAACTTGTACTACTGATACAGTTTTGTAGCTGCTGTAACTTATTCCAGAACACTATGGTTACAACTTGATGGGTGGGAGAATTTTAGAGTCATTTTGCTGCATTTAATTCTACAGGTTATACTTGCGTTGTTTGGGACATTTCTAGGCAATACATTTATCATAAAAATCAATTTCAAAGCACTTTAGCTACCTCAACAAAACAATTTGTTAGATCAGCTCTCAAGCGGAATTTTTTCACTTGGCTCATAAGTTTGGTTGGAGAAATTGCAAACTTTTCTACAGAGAAACCCTCAGGTGGTCGTGCACTCCTGCTTGGATTGACACGACGCTCAACCTTGCCTTCAGAAAACGTCCTCTTTGGGGTTCGCTTTGTTTTCTGGAAAGAAAAGGATGCTGCATTTAAATATGTATCAAATAATAAATACATCTATTGTGTACATAGTCCAAAATAAGGTTTAGTGTTaatatacaatttttaaaaaaacttttgacACAATCAATTCACCACCATTTACCTCTTCTAACATGGCAGTTGAGTCCTTGGGTTAACAACTAACACGAAAAATAGCATCTCATTGCAGCACTCCTTTTGTACTGCACAGAAGTGTCAGCCTCGATTATCTGCTTATGCTAATTGAGTGGAGGTAAAGCCACACATTTCAAAGATATGAGGGGAGGATCCCACTACTGAGTCACTACTGACATCTACAATTTCACTAGTCACATGGCTGCTTTCATTTTGGCATTTTATTGGTCCAGCCAATGTGACATCTTTTAACATCTGTCCATACAACCAGAGGTACTGAGTTTGTGGGTGATCCTTCTATCAGAGGAAATTATTTTATTGCACAGAATTTCTCTAGTTGGTTCAGTTTCTAAAGGAAACCATAATTCCAAAGCCCTGCTAGTTAAATTTGACTGGGTTATAAATTCTGTTAATACTTGAGTCAATGACAAACTGAGACCAAAAAATTTAAGTTGCAATTTCATTGAGATGAAAGATTATACAACATAATGATATACATTAGACAATACAGTACACTTACTGAAGGTGAAGAAGAAGTGCATACTTTCATTGGAAAGAACCCAGGCATTGTTTTTAGTTCTGCCATTAGTTTAGCGAGCTAAAAATAATTAACAGATTCAGTTTAGTCATTTAAATCCATAAAACAATCATCAGAACAAAAACATTTAAAAGCACAATTTTGCTGAAACATGAAAGGCTGAGAATAATCATGGAAATAGCACCAAAAGACTGTAACAGTTGGACAGGCACTATAGTATATTCCCCCATCACAACTCTCCAACTTTTAACGGAAATGCCATTAATGACACATCTCTCATTTGCGATGGTTATATGATTTCATTCTGATCTCCCTAGACCCTTTTAATCAGCTCTACAATAACTAGCACTCAAGATACCCACACTCTCAAAACAGAACAAAGTTTAGTTAAGATTTCACTGctgtttgttttaaaataaatagaaGGTGAAAGTTAGGCAAGTAGGAAGTAAAATCTGAAATCGATTTAGGAATCCAAGAGCAAATAAAAGGTGTTTGGGTATTAAAACTACAAAGGCTGGATGGGCTTAATAAGTCTCAATGTTAACAGCTATGGTATGTTTTTGATAAATGTAAAGTATCATTGCTATTTCACTGATTTAATACATCCACCGAACCTAACTGTAGGACTTTAAAAATTCAGTACGAATCTATCATCATACAAATAACCTCAAAAATGGAGCTGCCTTACAACCACACTCCTGCTATCAATCAAGCAGAAGACTGACAGAAATCAAGTGGAGGTCCAGGAAAATGGGCACTGACCATCCAACACTACATTTTATTCACAGTTAACATGAACTCCTTTGTCTATGAAAGCACAATTCAGGAGTGAACTCCAAGACCTTTTTGACCTCATTCTTGGATTTACTAGAGGGTCAGAATAGAAGAGGATCAGGAGGCGTGTTGACAGTTGGAGCTTTAGGAGGTGGATTATGGTCTGAACCCCCATAGAAAAATTCTTCTTTCTGACTATTTTTGGGGGTACAATCAAAGGTGGTAAGAAGAGAGAGATTCTTATTGTGATGTACATAAAACACACATAAATGCCACTGACAACCAAATCAAGGAATCTCCCACTGACACTAGAAAGTCACACAGGGTCAGCACTGGAGGTTCCCAACAGGAATACCCTGACACTTGTATTGGATGTCTGCTCTGCACATTTTCATGCCTCATATATACACACTGTACTACAGATTGGCTAAATGCAGGTTCACATCCATTGTTTCCTACAGCTTTAGTTATTAACATCAACCGTGCCTGTAATCATTCAACCATGGATAATGCTGTGCTGAGAGAAACCATTTTCCCCACAAAGTATCGCTGTCTGGCAGTACACACAGTTCACTTCCCAGCGACTAGTAAAAACAGCAAGGTCAACTAACATATTAAGACCTTTGATCATCCTCCTACTGGGGGGGGAAAAAAGAGTGTAGGGTTGCAGGGAAATCACTGGGGAAAGAAATATTGTAGGGGTTTGTCCGCTGTTAGAGCATTCTATTGCCTTTTGTGTCAGATAAATAGAAAGGTTACATTCTGGTTATACTGCATTTATAATCGCAACTTTAACATCGAAAATCATTTTAATGCACCTCAAGAAGTGTATTCAGATAAAATAGCAGCACCATGAGTCCCCATTAACTGTCCATCAATTTCAAAGATGCAACTAAGATGTTGAAAATATTCCtaaccatttctttattttctttgatGTTCATGGCCCTCTTCAACAATACATTAGAGTTTTTCTTTTTAGTTCCCAAGTCTTCATCTGATTCAGACTCAGAGTCCTGGATCTCTCGCTCTTTTCTTTTCACTGGTCGCCTTGTAGGAAATTTAAATGCGACACGCAGTCCAAAATGGCCTTTCTTTGGTGTTGCTTCCATCTCACTTTCTACGGAAGATTCATCATCATCATATTCAGTGAAACCTTCATCTTCATCCTCCATTTCAGAACTCTCGGACTGGAAGAAACACAAACTCATTACAAAAAAGCTAACATATGAACATGGAGCAGGAGGTGGTGATTGGGCCCCttaagcctgcttcgccatttaataaaatcatggctgatttgatagtaACAAATATAGAGacacaatggcatagtggtattgtattAGGGTCAgttcagctcagttggctggatagctagttagtgatgcagaatgatgccagcagcatggtttcaattcccgtaccagctcaggttattcatgaagacctgccttctcaaccttgcctcttgcctgaggtgtggtgatcctcaggttaaatcaccaccagtcagccgatggtcatctgggactatggccatCTGGGACTTTACTTACtttagtaatctagaggcccaggctaatggtaGAGTCCGAGGCTcaatgaatcccaccacagcagatggtgaatttcaaattcaataaaaaaatcggtAATGTCTATGTgataaccatgaaatcattgccgaatgttttgtaaaaactcatctgggttcacaaatgtcctttagggaaggaaatctgccacccttacctggtctggcctacaagtgactccataTCCACGAcaatgttgactcttaaatgtcctttggaatggcctagcaagccaaacaagggcaataagggatgagcAATAGCTAGCCCAACCAGCAACACCCTGAACCCAtggaagaatgaaaaaaaaacacatttacgCTAGAAACAGAAGGGTTCAAAGACTGCCTCCATGTAATTTTGTGGTAAAGTTGGATTTGATAACAGGATTTATTCATATTGTATTTAGTATGAAGGAAGAATTGCCAATTTATTTGCCTGATACTAGTTACCTCTATTAGACCAATACCCGCTCTTTAGGGAACAATTTATGTTTCAATATTCATTTACATACTGGATTGACATTGGTAATTTTGATAGAAGGCCCATATCCTGTTCCCCGAAGAAGAGAAACAAAAATTCGTAGAAAGGAACTAGATGTTACATTTCTTACCCTCAAATCTGCATTGCCATTAGGTTCAACAGGATATTCAGGGAACCCTTCAAAAACGTAATCAGTTGACCAACTATCCTCAGTGAAAATTTCAATAAGCTCTTCTGTAATAAACTTGGACTGGAAACTGGAAACCTGAGAGGCAAAAGAGAACAGAGAGCAAAAAGTCCAAATAATTAAATTTATTTAAGCTAGTCAGTGGTTTTGCAACTGTTAACACCAACTTTGAATATTTAGCAAGGACCTCAGCCTGACTTTTCAAATCCAGCATCAGCATTCCCACAGATCTGAAAGCAAAACCACTTGGATTCGGAGGAGTTTTTGGAATCCAAAAAAAGGGGGAGGTAGTCATTAATCTCACACAGATTTCTCAGGTGTTCAGCATTTACATTTTAGCTGCGTTTAGGTCACTGGAGGAGGAAAGGGAGAAAAACTCCTGCTAGCAGAGTACAAGCCGGTAAAGGGAAGCTGGCCAGTGGCATCCTAGAGTCAGCCACATCACCCCTTTACTGTCACAGATCAAAATCTGAAGTAGGTTTCAGACAATTTAAAGCCGAAATGAAACAACGCCAAGATTTAGAGTGGCACAAGCTTGAGTGCTGTCTTGGTTTACAAGCATGTTTCAGGCAACTGATTGCATAGCTTCGCACTTTAATTTTTATCGCTACGTTTTATAGTGTCTGGCTTGCTAAATGTCAAATGGAACAGGAAAGGCACGATGGAAGCAAGTCGGCAAACTCCTTGACTACATTGAAATTACACAACCTGGTTCTAGGGTGTGCGATGGGTCACAAAGCCAAGGTCCTACAGGTGAACATATTACGAGTGTAGAATAGTTGTAATGCCGCCACAGGAATGCTCTTGAGCAGTTGATGCTGAGcatgggcggtacagtggttagcactgctgcctcacagcgccagggacccgggttcaattcccggcttgggtcacagtctgtgtggagtttgcacgttctccctgtgattgcgtgggtttcctccgggtactccggtttcctcccacagtccaaagatgtgcgggttaggtggattggccatggtaaattgccccacactgtcagggggactagctagggtaaatgcatggggttatggggatagggcctgggtgggattgtggtcggtgcaaacttgatgggccgaatggcctcctattgcactgtagggattctatgttgtcCGGCAGACCGAGCTTTGCTATACTTGACTTGGGAATTCTTGATGCTGTACTGGGTATCTGAAACCAAATGTACTATTCCCAACAATAATATTCCCCACCTCGAGGAGCACAAATTTAATTTAGAGAGTGCATTTCACTGTCTCAAGAGTAAGCAAAGTAACACTAATATTCAAGAAGGGAAAGAATAATAAATCAGGTAATCTAAAATATAAACAGAAGATGCTAGAAACACTCAactggacaggcagcatctgttgcGAGAGAGTTCCATCAATTACTTTTCATCAAAACTCATTAAATTTAGTCAGTTGTAGAGAAGCTCTCAAAATCATAATTCACTTCGAAATGAAGGGAGAATCAGCACAAAAAAAAGTCAGATGTGATTATTTAATGGAAATGATTGGATAAAGGGAATGCAGTACATGTGATATATTGTGCAGTTTCAAGATGGTGTTTCACGAATGAGAAATTAAGGCACACAGTGACAGAATGAATGGGTTAAAAAAATGGTTCACCAATGAGGAACAGGAAGGTTGGGTGTGCTGTTTAGACAGAATTCATATATCTCAAGGATAGTGATGAGTCCATTTTTGGTCTCAATGCATACAGGGATGCTTTAGACTTTGATATGGAAAGCAATCTGTTTCCTGGTGGCACAAATGTACAAAATTTGCATATCCCTTTCTAGAATGGGCACTAAAGTTATAGATAGCAGCTAGGGAAGGGAAGTTATTGTAccaaaaaaagtttttaaatggggaagaaaagatttaatataagtttttaaaattataaaactTCAATCAAATGAATAGGGAAAAATTGTTTCCCAATTGGTCGGTTGCTGACGGATGAACAGAAATTATTTAGAATGATTAAAAATGAGGAAAAGGTTATGAAAATTTAGAGGATTGTTGGAATGTTTTCCTACTTTAAGTGGCCAAAACAAATAACATTAATTCCTTTAGGAGAAAATTGTATAAACGTCtaaagggaaaaaaataaaagGATATGGGAAAAGAACAGAACATAAATTGATTTGGATTGCTCATTGTACAGCTGGATGGGTGACCGCCTCTTGTATACTGAGCTCGTTCTGATTCTTGTAGGAAATAATTAGTGTTTGAAAACAAATTTTGGAATGTGAAACAAGTGGGATCGGTCTAGATAAAAAACAAAAATTGCTACAAATGCACAGATCTGTCAACTGCAGCTGAGAGAAAGGATACATTGACGTTTTAGATGTGATCCCTTGTCAGGGGATTTATTGAACTCCTAGTCCAAATGGATTTGATGAAAATCAATCTGCTGAATATCGCATGTTTTTCAATGAATCCCAATACAAGGATGTCAGGACCTACAGCACATTG
The DNA window shown above is from Mustelus asterias chromosome 2, sMusAst1.hap1.1, whole genome shotgun sequence and carries:
- the cdca7b gene encoding cell division cycle-associated 7-like protein, giving the protein MSKLITDIFNAQSDDEEFLGFQDADFRNRCDHLKYIPKLIADIFDAPSDDEFWGFQDLESKTSHDHADDELNQSMNVSSFQSKFITEELIEIFTEDSWSTDYVFEGFPEYPVEPNGNADLRSESSEMEDEDEGFTEYDDDESSVESEMEATPKKGHFGLRVAFKFPTRRPVKRKEREIQDSESESDEDLGTKKKNSNVLLKRAMNIKENKEMLAKLMAELKTMPGFFPMKVCTSSSPSKTKRTPKRTFSEGKVERRVNPSRSARPPEGFSVEKFAISPTKLMSQVKKFRLRADLTNCFVEDGNLSKRRRRSSKGKPRPADDITEEDLENVAITVKDKIYDRCLGSTCHQCRQKTIDTKTICRNEDCYGVRGQFCGPCLRNRYGENVRSALLNPDWVCPPCRGICNCSFCRRRDGRCATGILVHLAKFYGYDNVQAYLESLQKQLTED